A single region of the Malus sylvestris chromosome 8, drMalSylv7.2, whole genome shotgun sequence genome encodes:
- the LOC126631166 gene encoding partner of Y14 and mago-like translates to MASSNNGSGGGKDQPLEKLAELSKTLKEGERLLAPTRRPDGTLRKPIRIRAGYVPQEEVAIYQSKGALWKKEMASVAGPPGYDDTSVDTAKPKTKSVKRNERKKEKRIQAALEKEKTSESGETKEEEVENLGHVSEAVESLASQMNELGVSSSPPLVTPPSDSTEDSNPAGPAQDIDKRIRALKKKIRLAEAQQQKTNQQDIKSEQLEKLTKLEGWRKELKLLEDKKKAEPAAL, encoded by the exons ATGGCAAGCAGCAACAATGGAAGCGGAGGAGGAAAAGATCAGCCGCTGGAGAAATTGGCGGAGCTTAGCAAAACCCTAAAAGAAGGGGAGAGGCTTCTGGCGCCAACCCGACGACCCGACGGTACGCTCCGTAAACCCATCCGCATTCGGGCTGGATATGTTCCCCAAGAGGAAGTCGCCATTTACCAATCCAAAGGTGCTTTG TGGAAAAAGGAGATGGCCTCAGTGGCTGGACCTCCGGGTTATGATGATACTTCCGTTGATACAGCGAAACCCAAGACTAAGTCTGTAAAGAGGAACGAAAGAAAAAAGGAGAAGCGGATACAG GCTGCTCTTGAAAAGGAGAAAACCTCGGAAAGTGGGGAAACTAAGGAAGAAGAAGTCGAAAATTTAGGCCATGTATCAGAAGCTGTCGAGTCATTGGCATCTCAGATGAACGAGCTAGGTGTTTCTTCTAGTCCTCCTTTAGTTACCCCTCCCTCTGATTCAACAGAGGATTCGAATCCAGCTGGTCCAGCTCAAGATATAGATAAAAGAATTCGAGCTCTTAAAAAGAAG ATTCGACTTGCAGAAGCTCAACAGCAGAAAACTAATCAGCAAGATATCAAGTCAGAGCAGTTGGAGAAGTTGACGAAACTGGAGGGTTGGCGTAAGGAGCTTAAGCTTTTGGAGGATAAAAAGAAGGCTGAGCCGGCCGCACTGTGA
- the LOC126633237 gene encoding UPF0481 protein At3g47200-like: protein MDINILLEAPNNTSTPKLIPRCIFRVPEVLRRHKVEAYAPDIVSIGPYHPRDNVQFQAMENLKYEYLRDLLLHMDSSHDRDMELEASIYKLINYILDHKKVQAMAEFEKKARDFYAHPFDPLMKMEFLHMMILDGCFLVQIFRKFMNKEQRDINDPLFNMDCMFQYICHDLLLLENQIPWFVLQDIYELTVKYYQNPEPCLSVLILTALSSQPQLSHNCRWYLDHLRGNNYKEDEGVLHILDLIRTSIVFSFTERYEKPFHDAKIQLLASATALSEAGIRFKMSSDECKSIMNIECENGVIMIPHLEIGELTESIFRNLIALEQCCYGRSHKITSYAVLMDNLLGSGNDIKFLCDKGIIGNWLSAENGSEFFSKLYCDTVLTYFYYDGLCARVKDYQTASRRWREIFKRNYWSDPWKATSWIAASILLILTALQTAYTIKQYYSHQG, encoded by the coding sequence ATGGACATAAACATTTTACTTGAAGCGCCGAATAACACCTCGACACCAAAGCTTATTCCCAGGTGCATCTTCAGAGTTCCTGAAGTTCTCCGCAGACATAAAGTAGAGGCATACGCACCTGACATTGTGTCAATCGGACCCTATCATCCACGAGACAATGTACAATTTCAAGCTATGGAAAATCTGAAATACGAGTATTTGCGCGACCTTCTCTTACACATGGATAGTTCACACGACAGGGATATGGAGTTAGAAGCATCGATTTATAAACTCATCAATTACATTTTAGATCACAAGAAAGTACAAGCCATGGCTGAGTTTGAGAAAAAAGCTCGTGATTTTTATGCGCATCCGTTTGATCCTCTGATGAAAATGGAGTTTCTCCACATGATGATACTTGATGGTTGCTTCCTAGTACAAATATTTAGGAAGTTTATGAATAAGGAACAGAGGGACATTAATGACCCTTTATTCAACATGGATTGCATGTTCCAGTACATATGCCATGACCTTTTGCTCTTAGAAAATCAGATCCCTTGGTTTGTCCTCCAGGACATATACGAGCTCACCGTGAAGTATTACCAGAACCCTGAGCCCTGCCTCTCGGTACTCATCCTCACCGCTCTCAGCTCACAACCACAACTGTCCCATAACTGCCGGTGGTATCTGGATCATCTAAGAGGAAATAATTACAAAGAGGATGAAGGTGTGCTCCACATACTCGATCTCATAAGAACTTCTATAGTTTTCTCATTCACTGAACGCTATGAGAAACCTTTCCACGATGCAAAGATACAACTGCTAGCTTCAGCAACTGCTCTTTCTGAGGCCGGCATTAGATTCAAAATGAGCTCCGATGAATGTAAAAGCATAATGAACATAGAATGCGAGAATGGGGTTATTATGATTCCGCATCTAGAAATTGGAGAGTTAACTGAATCGATATTCAGGAACCTGATCGCCTTGGAGCAATGCTGTTATGGTCGTTCGCATAAAATCACATCTTATGCCGTTCTGATGGATAACCTCCTCGGTTCTGGCAACGACATAAAATTTCTCTGCGACAAGGGGATTATAGGTAACTGGCTGAGCGCTGAAAATGGTTCTGAGTTCTTCAGCAAGCTTTACTGCGACACGGTGCTTACTTATTTCTACTATGATGGACTCTGTGCTCGAGTGAAGGATTACCAAACTGCATCGAGGAGGTGGCGAGAAATATTCAAGCGTAACTATTGGTCAGATCCATGGAAAGCCACCTCCTGGATTGCAGCAAGTATCCTTCTGATTCTCACCGCATTGCAGACTGCATACACCATTAAGCAATACTATTCTCATCAGGGATGA
- the LOC126633238 gene encoding diacylglycerol kinase 6-like isoform X1 → MYILDELLKHDIDGKPSVDIPSCPVLVFVDIKDEKLGGRLYNEFCYRLNKKQIVGGDDVVNWILGVICDLRLPESPSIVPISHGTENNIPLSFGWVKCLIHVVKANAFKSRSNVRAFLLVKH, encoded by the exons ATGTATATACTTGATGAATTGCTTAAACATGATATAGATGGTAAACCTTCTGTTGATATACCAAGCTGCCCAGTTTTAGTGTTTGTTGATATAAAAGATGAGAAGCTTGGAGGACGACTCTATAACGAATTTTGCTACCGTCTTAATAAAAAACAG ATTGTTGGTGGGGATGATGTGGTTAACTGGATTCTTGGAGTTATTTGTGATCTGAGATTACCAGAGTCACCCTCCATTGTGCCGATATCACATGGGACTGAAAATAACATCCCACTTTCGTTTGGATGG gTTAAATGTCTCATTCATGTGGTTAAGGCTAATGCATTCAAGTCCCGTAGCAACGTgcgggcatttttgctagtaaaacactaa
- the LOC126633238 gene encoding diacylglycerol kinase 5-like isoform X2, with product MYILDELLKHDIDGKPSVDIPSCPVLVFVDIKDEKLGGRLYNEFCYRLNKKQIVGGDDVVNWILGVICDLRLPESPSIVPISHGTENNIPLSFGW from the exons ATGTATATACTTGATGAATTGCTTAAACATGATATAGATGGTAAACCTTCTGTTGATATACCAAGCTGCCCAGTTTTAGTGTTTGTTGATATAAAAGATGAGAAGCTTGGAGGACGACTCTATAACGAATTTTGCTACCGTCTTAATAAAAAACAG ATTGTTGGTGGGGATGATGTGGTTAACTGGATTCTTGGAGTTATTTGTGATCTGAGATTACCAGAGTCACCCTCCATTGTGCCGATATCACATGGGACTGAAAATAACATCCCACTTTCGTTTGGATGG TGA
- the LOC126631168 gene encoding uncharacterized protein LOC126631168 produces the protein MPKSKRDRQVTLSKTKKKGREHKETIVNTIRQAAEDYSSAYVFSFENMRNHKFKEFREQLKSNSRFFLGSNKVMQIALGRSESDEIRPGLHKISKVLHGDAGLCFTNLPKEEVERLFNEYEEYDFARTGSISTEKVELKEGPLEQFSHEMEPFLRKQGMPVRLNKGVIELVSDFLVCDEGKPLSPESARILRLLGTKMASFRLHLICRWSPGDFEQYAPGPDDSGVESS, from the exons ATGCCTAAGTCCAAGCGCGATCGACAAG TTACAttatccaagacaaagaagaaggGAAGGGAACATAAAGAAACAATAGTAAATACGATTCGGCAGGCAGCGGAAGATTACAGTTCTGCTTATGTGTTCTCTTTTGAGAACATGCGGAATCACAAATTCAAGGAGTTCAGAGAGCAGCTCAAATCAAACAGCAG GTTTTTCCTTGGCTCAAACAAAGTCATGCAAATTGCCTTAGGTCGGTCTGAATCCGATGAGATTAGACCGGGCCTCCACAAAATCTCTAAG GTTCTACATGGAGATGCTGGTCTATGTTTTACCAATTTGCCCAAGGAAGAGGTTGAAAG GTTATTCAATGAATATGAGGAATATGACTTCGCAAGGACAGGAAGCATTTCAACAGAAAAG GTGGAGCTCAAGGAGGGTCCTTTGGAGCAATTCAGTCATGAGATGGAGCCCTTCCTTAGAAAACAAGGGATGCCTGTTCGATTAAACAAAG GTGTCATAGAGCTTGTTTCAGACTTCCTTGTCTGTGATGAAGGAAAGCCCTTGTCACCTGAGTCAGCTAGGATACTG CGTTTGCTGGGAACCAAGATGGCTAGCTTCCGACTTCACTTGATTTGCAGATGGAGccccggtgattttgaacaatatGCTCCAGGACCAGACGATTCAGGTGTCGAATCCTCATAA